ACACGAGCACTCATTAAGCTTTTCTGTTTATTATTCATTTGACGAGCtagctagtgtgggcagttgcccataccaaccttacaaaattttaaaaatttcatatatttgattGCTTATATGGTTATTGAACCAATTCTCCCAATTGTCCGTGAATGTTTATAGAGggtcaaaataaataaaatttgactTGATAAACCGTAAAGCTGAATTTGATTGcaaagaagaatttaacgtggtaaattttgCAAAAAGAGATGAAATTTAACCCCTTTCTATTAGCCTCTAAAGGCTGTAAGACATTTAAATTGCACGGATGTTACTGTATTGGAGTCTTGGGTCCACAAATTTCAGCTGTGCTTCATCACGCGCGGACTCAGACGTGGCTCCGACTCGCACCCGAACCCAGTCAACGCTGGTGGGGTGCGGTTAACCCGAGTCTGGTCCAAATGTATTCTGTTTCTCTCTTAATTCGTTCAAACGTAAAGTCGAGAGGGGTTAGGGCTTTCGGCTCTTGGAAAAAAACAGTCGAAGCGCTCACCGCTGCAACCGCCCCGGCCGTGCAGCGTCCAATCCTCAACCTTTTTCCGACAATTTTCACGGCTTTCCGACCGGCGGGCTATCTTCCATTGGTAGCGACGGTTCTCAACCTTTTTCTGCCGACAAAAGGCATCGATTCAACGCTGAAGACTCCACGAGCCGCGGGCTGGCGGCAGAAGTAGTAGGAACAATACGAAGATTAAGGATGCTCGTGAtggatccttagtccttggtgaGTTTTTTCTATACTTTTAATATTACTTCCGTTTTCTAAGTAACGTTCTTCCCAGTTTGTTCCAAACACTCACCCACGctgctatttcttttttcccttcttccttttatAGATTATAGAAGAAGCTAGATTATATCTCTGCAACTATGGTCAGAAAGGAGGGCTCCATGAAAGTGAGGAAGAGGAGCCAGTCTTCCATTGTGAATAGGAAGCAGAGAAACCCTAGGAGCAGGTCTTCATTTGATGATGACCGCTTCTTCAACAAGAGAAACAAGCGGACAATTGCAGAAGATGAAGAGATCAGGGAAAGCgattatgatgatgatgatgagtttgacggaaaagagaaaagggaaggAGAGGAGGGGGCGCAGGAATTGGAGCCCGAAGATGTTGAGACGGCAGATGAGAAGCGCGTTCGCGTGGCGAAGGCATACCTGGAGAAGATAAGGGCAATCACAAGGCATGAGGAGGAGGATGGCTATGTggatgaggatgaagatgaggcGAAGGCAGAGGAGGCGCGGAAGGGGATGAGAGACTCACTTGTTGCGGATTTTCTACAACAAGAACAGCTAGAAGAGAGTGGGCGGGTGCGGCGGCAGCTCGCTCTGaggtatttttttcttttcctggttTCCTGATAAGTTGGAACCAGTCCCTTCCTCTCTGTTTTTATGCATGCGGGCAAAATAAATTGGTTTAATTTAATGTTGGAAAAATAATGACATTTTGTTGTTCAATAGGGTGCAAAAACCAGTGGAGGGTTTCCGTTTGTTAGTCAAACATCGAAAAGCTGTGACTGCTGTTTCATTATCTGATGATGATCTCAAAGGATTTTCTGCATCCAAAGATGGAACAATCTTTCAATGGGATGTTGAAAGTGGCAAAACTGAGAAGTACTCGTGGCCCAGTTGGGACATTCTTAGCTCGCATGGTGCTAGAAAGCCAGAAAGTCCTTCGATAAAGTGGAGCAATCATGTTTTAGCGTTGGCTGTTAGTTCTGATGGCCGCTATTTGGCTACAGGGGGCCTAGATCGACATGTGCATTTATGGGATGTTCGCACGCGGGAGCACATTCAGGTAAGCTGCAGCTGAGTACTGTTTGTCGTGGACATATTTTAGTTCCTTTTTTCAATCTTAGGCTACTGTATCGCCGTTAGAGTATTTTATCTCGATGCAACAAatgtattttcttatatttattttgtgattCCTGATTCTACGTTTTTGGTTTATTTTGGTAGTAGAATTATTGTTAGGTTAAATGAAGCTTGGTTTTTGTTTCCTTATTGAGGTTCATTGGTGGGCAGGCATTTCCTGGTCATAGAAGACCTGTGTCTTGTTTGATCTTTAGGCAGGGAACGTCACAACTTTTTTCTGGATCATTTGATCGCTCTATCAAGATATGGAGTGCTGAAGATCGAAGTTACCTTGGGACATCTCATGGCCATGAGGGTGAAATATTAGCGATTGATTGTCTAAGAAAGGAGCGGACATTGACTGTTGGTCGTGATCGAACAATGCGATTGTCAAAGGTAATTTATGATCTTAGGACATTATCAACCTATTAAACATTAGATGttcttttgagtttttattattatatgtgATTTTTCATTATGATGCCTGGGTTGAAGGCATCTCATTTCATGGAATCCATTGTATTTCTCACTTAATGAACCTGAATGATTCTTCCATTGGTATTGTTGGCCTTTTCTAGATCCCCGAGGAAACACATCTAATTTTCCGCTCCTCAACTGCATCCCTGGAGAGTTGTTGTTTCATCAGTAATGATGAGTTCTTATCTGGCTCAGATGATGGAAGCATAGAGCTATGGAGCTTATTGAAGAAGAAGCCCATTTTTGTTGTAAGACATGCACATTCAATGCTAGCCCCCAATACCAACTTAAATGGAGTCTGTGATGAGAGAAAAATGGTTAATGGTCACTCAGGTAAGACAGTTTAACTGCTTTTGAAGCAATTTTGTCACACTTCTTTTTCCAATGGAGCTAAATCCTAGTCTTAAAGATTTGCCATGGtgtttcaagtttttgaatatATTCTATATTATTGGCATGGATTCTAGTATGGAAACCCTTTCTTGACTCTTTTTGCAAACTTCCGGTGATAGCACCTTAAATTTGAGGGTGGGGATGTTGGGAAATTGTGTGTAGGTACTCATGTATATTTCAGATATATATGTACCAGTACATAGTTCTCATTTGTATAATACTTAtttgtactttttatttcttttacttattctttattttccatcttgtattttcttttattttgtcagAGGCTTTGGAGTCCCCTACAACTtcatttctagccgttgggctCTCAATGGTTCCTCACTCACTTGTATATGACCTTGTAACATATTCTTAGTTGAGGCCTTTTTTGCAGCTCTGTTATTCTTTTTGAtaaacttttccttcatattcCAATGTGTTCTTCTTGGTTAGGCTTTTGTGCCTGTTTTATGTGCTGCTTGCTGCTGTGTTGACAACAGAGTGTGGAGGACCTTGGTGCATTTGATTGTGGGCCTTAGTGCCATTACTTGTTCTGTTTGTTGCTGTATTGACAACATATTTGGGTGCCTTAGTGCACTGTTTTGGTTGTTGCCCACTTGACAGGGAGATTTGGGGCCTAGTGCATAGTTTGCTTATTGCTGAAAATATCGTGTGTTGAGCTCGTTGATAGAGTTTCTGAGATCCTATTTCCTAACATCAACTTCCTACTTAGGTActcttttggttcttttttttttccccaattaCAGATTACGAACATTCTGAGGCTGGATTTCTAAAACCATCAACTCAGTCATGGGTTGGGGCTGTTGCAGTCTGCAGGGGCAGCGATCTTGCTGCATCTGGAGCTGGAAATGGTCTTGTGCGTTTGTGGGCTGTAGGGGATGAACAAAGAATAATTAGCCCTATACATGACGTTCCATTGGTATGTGTTTCAAAAAgtgttcattttcattattaggTTCTGCCTccatttttgcatgttttaacAAACTTCTATATCATTTATGGGACTGTTAATATTTTTTGCTGTTCAAATTTCATTGTTAAGTATTTTGGTCTTTATGTGGTGCTTGTAAAAGAATGCCTGACCTATATTTATGTTGCTTGTTCACTTTCTCTGAACCAACAGAATGGTTTCGTGAATTCCCTTGCATTCGCAAAATCTGGGCGTTTCCTTGTTGCTGGAGTGGGACAGGTCAGTTTTCTCCACAGGATGTGGTACTTGCTTTATGAATCAAGTAGAACAGGACAGACTGACTAAAAAGTGCACCAAAGGACGTACTGTTGAATCGTCAACAGattattttcttattcatttttcttctgcAGAATCAAGAGTATGAGCTCTAATCAAAATAGGTTCTTTATTGGTTAAACCCCATGATCTCTTGTCTTCCATCTATCTGATAGAACTTCCACTTTTATACTCTTAAGACACTTGGAATCCAGCATAGATAAAACCATCCGATTAATTTATTTCTCACCTTCCCCTGGAAGTTCTGTTGTACCTTTCTTTGTCATATGCCCTGTTCTCCAACTTCACCCTAACCATCCTATTACCTTATACCTCACCTTCCCCTGGAATTTCTATTGTACCTTTCTACGTCATAAGCCCTGTTGTCCAACTTTACTCCCCTGTTCTCCAAGGAGTACTACCTGAAAAACATTCTCCAAACGAAAAAAGGCCAAGAGATCCAACAACTTATGATTAGTTATCATATTTTCATGTCTGATTAACTTTTTACTTAAAACCATTAATGTGACAATTACAGGAGCCTCGTCTGGGAAGATGGGACCGCATTTCTGATGCACAAAATGGGGTTGTGCTGCAACCAATCAAGCTCATGGTATAAGATGACTGAACTAAACAGTGAAGCAGAGGCCTCAAATGAGTCACACAAAATTTTGGCGGATGTTGCATATGATTAGTTGTTTTCATTAATTATCTACCGAGTCAAGGATCCCTATCATAATTTCAATTTGTAATGCTTCCAGTTATCTTTCGCGATTTCTGTCATGAACATGGTCTACAATGCTCTCTTATTTTGCCTGTTTATGCAGTATTACGATAAAAGGTTCTATGAGCTAATTCCTTCCCTTAGTTTACGCTCAGGTTCATAGTTTTAACTGAAGCCAATGAATTAGTAATCGTGGTCATCTATAAGATTATATGCACCAATGGTAAAAGCATTATCCAAATGAAGACTGAGCATAATGACAACaggaaaaacatcaaaaagcCTACTTTATCCagtaaaagaaattttaataaaaaacatttgtGAGATACTGCGTGTGCATGTGAGTGGTTTTATTGGGGTTCAACATGCATGGGACCATAAAAGGCTATAAAATTGTTCTTTGCCGATTAAGTTTTCCATCAGCATAAGTTTTGCTACgcaaggaattttttttttggtgttagACGCAACCGGACACCTACTTACATGCCTCGGACGCTGCATTTTCAGAATATAAGCTGCGGGAAACTCACCAAAAATTTGGAAGTCTTGATTGATCTGCTTCATatttggaaattttcaaaaaggagTGTCATTTTGTAAAGATCTTTAAGGCGTTCTACTAATAAGATACAACGATATTAAAGCAGCTTCAACCCAATTTGTTTTAGGAACATTCCTGAAACAAGTAATGCTCCAGTAACCTGAATAATATATGCCTATGCCTTTTTCCGAATAGCCGATTCTGTTAAGGTGCTCAAGGGCAAAATCCTTGATGTatgattttgttcattttgttgaCAAGTTTTTAATATTATGAGATAGGCACTTTTCTCTCGAGTtggtttccaaaattttgatgttggaCTGAAATGGATTCTTAATCATATTATTAAAGTTTTTGAGGGGCACTAATGCATCAAATTTAACTTGGAGAAAGTAAATCTAAGAACATCTGGAAAATCTACAAAAAATTAACACAATTGGAGCAAGACTCTAAACAATCGAATGAAGCAACTCAAAAGGGGGTCTAGAAAGTTCCAACAGGTAAgatttttctaatgttttcaaggaaaaatgtAGGCTACACCCATGATTTTACCATAGCGTACGATATGGAAGATGTAATTCAAGTTATATATGGTCACACCCCTGAATCCAGTTTCAAGGGTATATTACACATCATTCTCCTTCATAGTTACATTATTCACATAATTTATGGTACGATACGCTACATCATGTAAAACACTGGTCGCAAGAGCCTTGTCCTTTGTCTGAAACGATGTAGTTAATGCACTATCCATGATTTCATATCAAGTTTAATTTCTCTTTCAACAAGTTTGATAAGAATTTCATTAATAAGTAAACCAGAATAAAGAGATAAACAATGAGATCCACCTTGAGTTCCTTGCTAGATTAATGATGAATTTTGGTGAGAAACTTAAAAAAGCTTCAcggcagtggcggagccacgtTGTGTTATGAACTTAGAGTGcgccttaaaatttgaaatgtaaactTTAGAGTActccttagccagaaatttctgactctgctGCTGCTATACCCCAGTGTAATAGTTGTGGCAGACATCACTAAAATGATAGCCATTGCAAAATTATAAACgttaaaaatttaattaaagtaataaaaaaccttacaaaattttcaaaactaaaaattattaaaatattaaaaaaataaagaaaaaattgtgacAAAATtgagagattttcatttttggtgagattttcaaattctcgcaatttttccaagttttttagttttatttgattttctcctACCAAATCACAATCAACCTACACATCAGACTAGGACAAATTATAGGCCAGTATTTTGTTTTACAAAAGCACAACCCTCTGTTTTATAACTTCATGTTCTCTTTTCTAACAAAGCACTGTGAAGGAGGAGCTTTTTGACGATTTAAGAAATAAGacaaaaatacaacaaaattcCCAAGGATGCTCCAAATACAGATGGACGTGCATATTAATCTATGTCTATGTTCATAAAAGACGATCAACCAATTCAAATGGGACGGTCGTGAGATTACATCTTCTTTcccataaaaataattaatgaacATCTGGATGGCCTTACCGTATTTTGAAGGGACACGATGCATATTAATCTACGACTAAGAGATCGGATCTCGCCGTCATATCATATCTTACGGCACTTAGTttcattagttcattttctAACATTTATAAGTTATTTTCGGTAAAATATAAATCTTATCTCCACATGCAATAAAATAATCCTGAAGCCTTCCTGGGTTTTTGACATGGATACCGACACCCGTAAGAATGTTTTTcaaaatgagttaaaagaatACGATTTTTTAAGTGCCTAGACTTTGGTGCAGTTCTTTCATTCCCAGTTCACTCTTCCCCCAGTCCTTCCGAAATGTGGAACCCATTCCGCATATGACCTCATAGTAGTGTATATTATTTATAGATAACAACGTGACATTTTTTAATAAACGGCAtgcttgcatgaaaatataaaactaCCCCACATAGTGCTGCTCATATTGGCCCCTTTTGTaattcataaaaatgaaaagtatggGGTCTGCAGGCAATAcatgtacgtatatatatatgtctgatGGTGATTAGTATGTGCATTAATTAGTTATCAACATTTTTTCGACAGAAGCCTGCCGGGGTAgagataaatatattttatgaaaagtaactaaattatagtttcaaaattttaacaagtataatttttcaaattcttttgcaGGCTAaactacaatttcaaaaattccaagttgatgtttttttcttctaaaaacaTAGGGCGCTTGGTAAGGGGGTGGGGGCATGGCCCTCCCTTGACTGGGCCTCGGGGTGGctcaaaactttaaaaatttatgtataaatctaaaaaattttagtttaatatgtattaaaaaaattgagaatttcTATTTCGGCCattattaaaatgttgaaactatagtttacaaaaaattcctagctctgcCCACCTGATGAAATTAACTAATCTTAACCACATTGATCTCAGAAATCCAAAGTTTTATCCCTACTAATCAGCCCTTTGTTGATAAAGTCTAGTGCTAGCCAACAAGTTAGTTCTCCATCCAAATTAAAAGCAATAGATTTGTACGTCGTTCCTTATTGTAGTCATTCAATAAGGATGGCTCCCTACGAAGCAGTTTACAGATGCATGGCCGAGATAAAGTCCTTAAGGTGATGTCTGAGATGCAATTTGCATTTGTCCCAGGAAGCTTGAAGGTTCAGTGTGATAAAGGACGTTTAAGATCTTTTAATAGTCTGCTGTCAAGATCTACATTCTTGCTTCATACATGTTAAAGACAGAAACCATTAACTCACAAATTTTCCCTCAAACAGATCTCTGTTGGCGACAGACCAACTGCAGCCAACGATGGGAGAAAAGACTTCCAACCTAATATTGATgtgaaagaaatatttgatcATCTTCCCTTTCTGCGTCTCTTGACAGTCCCAGAAAGACAACCCATTATAAGTTATAAGGCACTGTGGTACTCTTACTGTTGGTCTTTCACAAAAGAACTTGAGAAGGCAAGTCAGGAACTCCAGGAACAGAGATCGATTACTCATTGTCAGATAGGTCCCTGTACAGGCAACTTGCGTTGCTGAAATCTAAGCCCCCTTT
Above is a window of Nymphaea colorata isolate Beijing-Zhang1983 chromosome 8, ASM883128v2, whole genome shotgun sequence DNA encoding:
- the LOC116259680 gene encoding U3 snoRNP-associated protein-like EMB2271 isoform X1, encoding MVRKEGSMKVRKRSQSSIVNRKQRNPRSRSSFDDDRFFNKRNKRTIAEDEEIRESDYDDDDEFDGKEKREGEEGAQELEPEDVETADEKRVRVAKAYLEKIRAITRHEEEDGYVDEDEDEAKAEEARKGMRDSLVADFLQQEQLEESGRVRRQLALRVQKPVEGFRLLVKHRKAVTAVSLSDDDLKGFSASKDGTIFQWDVESGKTEKYSWPSWDILSSHGARKPESPSIKWSNHVLALAVSSDGRYLATGGLDRHVHLWDVRTREHIQAFPGHRRPVSCLIFRQGTSQLFSGSFDRSIKIWSAEDRSYLGTSHGHEGEILAIDCLRKERTLTVGRDRTMRLSKIPEETHLIFRSSTASLESCCFISNDEFLSGSDDGSIELWSLLKKKPIFVVRHAHSMLAPNTNLNGVCDERKMVNGHSDYEHSEAGFLKPSTQSWVGAVAVCRGSDLAASGAGNGLVRLWAVGDEQRIISPIHDVPLNGFVNSLAFAKSGRFLVAGVGQEPRLGRWDRISDAQNGVVLQPIKLMV
- the LOC116259680 gene encoding U3 snoRNP-associated protein-like YAO isoform X2 codes for the protein MVRKEGSMKVRKRSQSSIVNRKQRNPRSRSSFDDDRFFNKRNKRTIAEDEEIRESDYDDDDEFDGKEKREGEEGAQELEPEDVETADEKRVRVAKAYLEKIRAITRHEEEDGYVDEDEDEAKAEEARKGMRDSLVADFLQQEQLEESGRVRRQLALRVQKPVEGFRLLVKHRKAVTAVSLSDDDLKGFSASKDGTIFQWDVESGKTEKYSWPSWDILSSHGARKPESPSIKWSNHVLALAVSSDGRYLATGGLDRHVHLWDVRTREHIQAFPGHRRPVSCLIFRQGTSQLFSGSFDRSIKIWSAEDRSYLGTSHGHEGEILAIDCLRKERTLTVGRDRTMRLSKIPEETHLIFRSSTASLESCCFISNDEFLSGSDDGSIELWSLLKKKPIFVVRHAHSMLAPNTNLNGVCDERKMVNGHSEALESPTTSFLAVGLSMVPHSLVYDLVTYS